In one window of Gossypium hirsutum isolate 1008001.06 chromosome A01, Gossypium_hirsutum_v2.1, whole genome shotgun sequence DNA:
- the LOC107932690 gene encoding E3 ubiquitin-protein ligase DA2L has product MGNKLGRKRQVVDERYTRPQGLDIDIDVDIKKLRKLILDSKLAPCYPGDEECCSDLEECPICFLYYPSLNRSRCCRKSICTECFLQMKNPNSARPTQCPFCKTPNYAVEYRGVKTKEEKGMEQIEEQRVLEAQLRMRQQELQDEEERMQKRRESSTSTGVAPGEVQNSSVAARSSGAEEVVSFQDSQPALMIKQPSNPRSNRDEFDIDLEGIMVTEAIWQSIQENCGHRNSSCRDAASLVQHVSGYRYISPAMTTVAGSSSSASAGHVCAVAGLTEWQQMTGESSPNYNVNLPAFHMLPSSSRFCCNRLDQVAENYPSAQSPVDMSADGGMTPARDEGEWGVDLGPEVAKAGTSYASSDVPADASGISMIPPQEDEIRDGFYNVSESIVPESYEEQMMLAMALSLAEGRTMRSSAGPRSSYERSSFSNR; this is encoded by the exons atggGCAATAAATTGGGAAGGAAGAGGCAAGTGGTGGACGAGAGGTATACACGGCCGCAAGGGTTGGATATCGATATAGATGTAGATATTAAGAAGCTGAGAAAGCTGATACTTGATTCAAAGCTCGCTCCGTGTTATCCCGGGGATGAAGAGTGTTGTTCTGATCTTGAAGAATGCCCAATTTGCTTTTTG TATTATCCGAGTCTCAACAGATCAAGATGTTGCAGGAAAAGTATTTGTACAG AATGTTTTCTGCAGATGAAGAATCCTAATTCAGCTCGTCCTACACA GTGTCCATTCTGCAAAACCCCAAACTATGCTGTGGAGTATAGAGGTgtgaaaacaaaagaagaaaaaggcaTGGAGCAAATT GAAGAACAACGTGTATTAGAAGCACAACTTAGAATGAGGCAGCAGGAACTTCAggatgaagaagaaagaatgcAGAAAAGACGAGAATCGAGTACTTCAACTGGTGTTGCACCAGGAGAAGTTCAAAACAGTTCGGTTGCAG CTCGTTCATCTGGTGCGGAGGAAGTAGTTTCTTTTCAAGATTCACAACCTGCCTTGATGATTAAACAACCTTCAAATCCTAGGTCAAACAG GGATGAGTTTGACATAGATCTTGAGGGCATAATGGTCACGGAAGCAATTTGGCAGTCAATTCAG GAGAACTGTGGACACAGAAATTCTAGCTGCAGAGATGCTGCTTCTTTAGTCCAACATGTTTCAGGATATCGTTATATCTCTCCTGCTATGACAACAGTGGCTGGTTCATCATCATCTGCTTCTGCTGGTCATGTTTGTGCGGTAGCTGGCCTAACTGAGTGGCAGCAGATGACTGGAGAATCTTCTCCCAATTATAATGTAAATTTGCCAGCATTCCATATGCTTCCCAGCAGCAGCAGGTTTTGTTGTAATAGGTTGGACCAAGTTGCTGAGAACTATCCTTCTGCACAAAGTCCGGTTGACATGTCAGCCGATGGTGGGATGACACCAGCAAGAGATGAAGGGGAATGGGGCGTAGATCTTGGACCAGAAGTAGCCAAAGCAGGGACTAGCTATGCAAGCTCTGATGTTCCGGCAGATGCTTCTGGGATCTCTATGATACCACCACAAGAAGATGAAATAAGGGACGGTTTTTATAATGTCTCTGAATCCATTGTTCCCGAAAGTTATGAGGAGCAGATGATGCTGGCTATGGCTCTATCTCTGGCTGAAGGCAGAACTATGAGAAGCAGCGCTGGACCACGGTCAAGCTATGAGCGATCATCTTTCTCAAACAGATGA